The following coding sequences are from one Poecilia reticulata strain Guanapo linkage group LG18, Guppy_female_1.0+MT, whole genome shotgun sequence window:
- the gc2 gene encoding retinal guanylyl cyclase 2 isoform X1, with amino-acid sequence MLQLQYDSVSLPPTRKQQTPNVAPLQHHHTLTSSSSSPCPCSVLPQHSSFLPLLRLHGNGLLRILLTLLTALCILPCQAQAALFRVGVVGPWGCDRLFAKALPNVAAQLAVNRINRDPSLSYAATFGYAVLQEPCETSKALEAFVGFHTKASGYVGPVNPGYCDAASMLSKGWNKAIFPWACVGYELDDVRSHPTFARSMARPTAVLHSVMTYFRWAHIGIISSSDDIWVDTATKVADSLRSHGMNVRFVSFMENTPHGIRRTLAKVRKMKEIRAVILCMHSVLIGGLAQKLLLETAYDMQMIDGSFVFVPYDTLLYSLPYINTTYPTVKNNSKLLRAYDAMLTITIDSPHVSFYDAYREAMERGEVARTLKPQQVSPLFGTIYNSILFMAHAVHRVRESRVWMSGGNLAQHIHNLDFQGFSHRIKTSSSGAVQLDYIILDTDGSTLNLMPTYKIDMEISMVRFLGRDIHFPQGYGPRRDAACWFTPGVICSGGVDLLLTFSMFFGSIAASVFAVTLLYCIKRRVNQIRMVRGPNKILLTLQDVTFINPSLSNKKLSLDDSRTSGGRSTSERSLNTPASSQSPATYENSNVVIFEGDWAWLKRLPNGRFRSINPKTSDVFELMNDMRHENVNPFLGFFHDCGVFAIVTEFCSRGSLEDLLLNDDVKLDWMFKSSLLLDLIKGMKYLHHRGVCHTRLKSRNCVVDGRFVLKVTDYGYNEVLESQRFPFVESRPEELLWTAPEVLRASHPGLHRTLPGDVYSFAIIMQEVVIRGPPFCMLDLSDAEILEKLRKPPPLCRPVVSPDYAPMECIQLMKQCWTEQPDKRPTFEDIFDQFKNINKGKKTNIIDSMLRMLEQYSSNLEELIRERTEELEIEKQKTEKLLTQMLPPSVAEALMVGAVVEPEYFDNVSLYFSDIVGFTTISANSEPIEVVDLLNDLYTLFDAIIGNHDVYKVETIGDAYMVASGVPVPNGNRHAAEIANMSLDILSAVGTFKMRHMPDVPVRIRIGLHTGPCVTGVVGLTMPRYCLFGDTVTTASRMESSGMPYRIHVHQSTVKVLQELNLGYKLQLRGRTEVKGKGIEETYWLTGRDGFTKPLPVPPELKSGCRSFNASKMSLAENRDMKQVFHKAVKKISHVRVVTQLYVPEDDHNVMLTHH; translated from the exons ATGCTTCAGCTACAATATGACTCCGTCTCGTTACCTCCAACACGGAAACAGCAGACTCCCAATGTTGCCCCGTTGCAACATCATCACACACTGACATCTTCTTCTTCATCCCCATGTCCCTGCTCTGTCCTTCCACAACATTCAAGTTTCCTCCCTCTTCTCAGACTACATGGAAATGGTCTCCTGAGGATCCTCCTCACCCTCCTTACTGCCCTGTGCATACTGCCCTGCCAAGCGCAAGCGGCCTTGTTTCGGGTCGGGGTGGTTGGACCATGGGGGTGTGACCGCCTTTTTGCCAAGGCACTTCCAAATGTTGCGGCACAGCTGGCGGTAAATCGCATCAACAGAGACCCCTCACTGTCCTATGCTGCTACGTTTGGCTATGCCGTGCTGCAG GAGCCTTGCGAAACATCCAAGGCACTGGAGGCATTTGTGGGTTTCCACACCAAGGCCTCTGGTTATGTTGGACCAGTCAACCCTGGATACTGTGATGCTGCTTCGATGCTGAGCAAAGGCTGGAACAAA GCAATATTTCCTTGGGCTTGTGTTGGCTATGAGTTAGATGATGTCCGTAGCCATCCAACGTTTGCCCGATCTATGGCGAGACCCACCGCAGTGCTGCACAGTGTCATGACCTACTTCAGGTGGGCTCACATTGGCATCATCTCTTCTTCTGATGACATCTGGGTGGATACAGCAACCAAG GTGGCAGACTCTTTAAGGAGTCATGGGATGAACGTCAGATTTGTCAGTTTTATGGAAAACACACCTCATGGCATTAGGCGAACCCTGGCCAAAGTCCGCAAGATGAAGGAAATACGAG CTGTGATCCTCTGCATGCACTCGGTACTCATCGGCGGCTTGGCCCAGAAGCTCCTCTTGGAAACAGCCTACGACATGCAGATGATCGACGGCTCCTTCGTGTTTGTACCTTATGACACTTTGCTCTACAGCCTGCCGTACATTAACACAACCTACCCTACTGTGAAGAACAACAGCAAACTGCTGCGGGCCTACGATGCCATGTTGACTATCACCATCGACTCTCCCCACGTGTCATTCTATGATGCCTATAGAGAAGCTATGGAGAGAGGAGAGGTGGCAAGAACATTGAAACCCCAACAG GTGTCCCCTCTGTTTGGAACCATCTACAACTCTATTCTGTTCATGGCTCATGCAGTGCATCGCGTTCGCGAGTCCAGGGTATGGATGTCTGGAGGAAACCTGGCACAACATATACACAATTTGGATTTCCAG GGCTTTAGTCACCGTATCAAAACCAGTAGCTCTGGAGCTGTTCAGCTGGACTACATCATCCTGGACACAGATGGATCTACTTTGAATCTCATGCCAACATACAA GATCGACATGGAGATCAGCATGGTTCGCTTCCTGGGCCGAGACATTCACTTCCCACAAGGCTACGGGCCCAGGAGAGATGCTGCCTGCTGGTTTACGCCCGGCGTTATCTGCTCAGGAG gagTGGATCTGCTCTTGACTTTCAGCATGTTCTTTGGTTCTATTGCTGCTTCTGTCTTTGCAGTGACTCTCCTGTACTGCATCAA GCGACGCGTCAATCAGATTCGAATGGTCAGAGGTCCCAACAAGATCCTGCTTACTCTCCAAGACGTCACATTTATTAACCCATCACTTAGTAACAAG AAGCTGAGCTTAGATGACAGCAGGACTAGCGGTGGCCGGAGCACGTCTGAGCGCAGCCTCAACACACCCGCCTCCTCCCAGTCTCCGGCCACATACGAGAATTCAAACGTTGTCATTTTTGAG GGTGACTGGGCGTGGCTGAAGAGGCTACCGAATGGAAGGTTTCGAAGCATTAACCCTAAAACCAGCGATGTCTTTGAATTG ATGAATGACATGCGTCACGAGAACGTCAACCCTTTCCTGGGCTTCTTTCATGACTGCGGTGTGTTTGCCATCGTCACCGAGTTTTGCTCCAGGGGAAGCCTGGAGGACCTGCTGCTGAACGACGACGTCAAACTCGACTGGATGTTTAAATCGTCTCTGCTGTTGGACCTCATTAAG GGCATGAAGTACCTTCATCATCGTGGAGTGTGTCACACCCGTCTGAAGTCTCGTAACTGCGTGGTGGATGGACGTTTTGTCCTTAAAGTGACAGACTACGGCTACAATGAGGTTCTGGAGTCACAACGGTTCCCCTTCGTCGAATCGCGTCCAGAAG AGTTGCTGTGGACGGCTCCAGAGGTCCTGAGAGCCAGTCATCCGGGACTCCACAGGACTCTCCCCGGTGACGTTTACAGCTTTGCTATCATAATGCAGGAGGTCGTGATCAGAGGGCCTCCGTTCTGCATGCTGGACCTGTCTGACGCAG AAATATTAGAAAAGCTTCGTAAACCTCCACCTCTGTGCCGTCCGGTGGTCAGTCCAGATTACGCTCCTATGGAGTGCATCCAGCTGATGAAACAATGCTGGACCGAACAGCCAGACAAGAGGCCGACCTTTGAGGACATATTTGACCag ttcaaaaacatcaacaaaggGAAGAAGACCAACATCATAGACTCGATGCTGAGGATGCTTGAGCAGTACTCCTCTAACCTGGAGGAGCTGATCAGAGAGCGAACGGAGGAGCTGGAGATAGAAAAGCAGAAGACGGAGAAGCTGCTGACACAGATGCTTCCCCC ATCAGTGGCAGAGGCTCTGATGGTGGGAGCGGTAGTGGAGCCGGAATATTTTGACAATGTGTCGCTCTATTTTAGCGACATCGTTGGCTTCACCACCATCTCAGCCAACAGTGAACCTATCGAGGTGGTCGACCTCCTCAACGACCTTTACACGCTGTTTGACGCCATTATAGGAAACCACGATGTCTACAAG GTGGAGACTATCGGCGACGCCTACATGGTGGCGTCGGGTGTTCCCGTCCCCAACGGCAACCGCCATGCTGCAGAAATTGCCAACATGTCTCTGGACATCCTCAGCGCTGTGGGAACCTTCAAAATGAGGCACATGCCAGACGTTCCTGTCAGAATACGAATAGGACTCCACACAG GTCCGTGTGTAACAGGCGTGGTGGGTCTCACCATGCCTCGCTACTGTTTGTTTGGAGACACGGTGACCACCGCTTCTCGAATGGAGTCCAGTGGAATGC CCTACAGGATTCATGTCCATCAGAGTACAGTAAAGGTCCTGCAGGAACTCAATCTTGGCTACAAGCTTCAGTTGAGGGGTCGTACAGAAGTCAAA GGAAAAGGAATAGAAGAAACATACTGGCTTACAGGGAGAGATGGATTCACCAAACCTCTGCCCGTTCCTCCAGAACTTAAGTCAGG GTGCAGATCTTTCAACGCTTCAaa GATGTCGTTGGCTGAAAACAGGGACATGAAGCAGGTGTTTCACAAGGCAGTAAAGAAGATCTCTCACGTCCGCGTCGTGACGCAGCTCTACGTGCCCGAAGACGACCACAACGTCATGCTGACGCACCACTGA
- the gc2 gene encoding retinal guanylyl cyclase 2 isoform X2, with translation MLQLQYDSVSLPPTRKQQTPNVAPLQHHHTLTSSSSSPCPCSVLPQHSSFLPLLRLHGNGLLRILLTLLTALCILPCQAQAALFRVGVVGPWGCDRLFAKALPNVAAQLAVNRINRDPSLSYAATFGYAVLQEPCETSKALEAFVGFHTKASGYVGPVNPGYCDAASMLSKGWNKAIFPWACVGYELDDVRSHPTFARSMARPTAVLHSVMTYFRWAHIGIISSSDDIWVDTATKVADSLRSHGMNVRFVSFMENTPHGIRRTLAKVRKMKEIRAVILCMHSVLIGGLAQKLLLETAYDMQMIDGSFVFVPYDTLLYSLPYINTTYPTVKNNSKLLRAYDAMLTITIDSPHVSFYDAYREAMERGEVARTLKPQQVSPLFGTIYNSILFMAHAVHRVRESRVWMSGGNLAQHIHNLDFQGFSHRIKTSSSGAVQLDYIILDTDGSTLNLMPTYKIDMEISMVRFLGRDIHFPQGYGPRRDAACWFTPGVICSGGVDLLLTFSMFFGSIAASVFAVTLLYCIKRRVNQIRMVRGPNKILLTLQDVTFINPSLSNKKLSLDDSRTSGGRSTSERSLNTPASSQSPATYENSNVVIFEGDWAWLKRLPNGRFRSINPKTSDVFELMNDMRHENVNPFLGFFHDCGVFAIVTEFCSRGSLEDLLLNDDVKLDWMFKSSLLLDLIKGMKYLHHRGVCHTRLKSRNCVVDGRFVLKVTDYGYNEVLESQRFPFVESRPEELLWTAPEVLRASHPGLHRTLPGDVYSFAIIMQEVVIRGPPFCMLDLSDAEILEKLRKPPPLCRPVVSPDYAPMECIQLMKQCWTEQPDKRPTFEDIFDQFKNINKGKKTNIIDSMLRMLEQYSSNLEELIRERTEELEIEKQKTEKLLTQMLPPSVAEALMVGAVVEPEYFDNVSLYFSDIVGFTTISANSEPIEVVDLLNDLYTLFDAIIGNHDVYKVETIGDAYMVASGVPVPNGNRHAAEIANMSLDILSAVGTFKMRHMPDVPVRIRIGLHTGPCVTGVVGLTMPRYCLFGDTVTTASRMESSGMPYRIHVHQSTVKVLQELNLGYKLQLRGRTEVKGKGIEETYWLTGRDGFTKPLPVPPELKSGQMAHGLQMAEIAQYKKRKAEKQQQEQLAKKKN, from the exons ATGCTTCAGCTACAATATGACTCCGTCTCGTTACCTCCAACACGGAAACAGCAGACTCCCAATGTTGCCCCGTTGCAACATCATCACACACTGACATCTTCTTCTTCATCCCCATGTCCCTGCTCTGTCCTTCCACAACATTCAAGTTTCCTCCCTCTTCTCAGACTACATGGAAATGGTCTCCTGAGGATCCTCCTCACCCTCCTTACTGCCCTGTGCATACTGCCCTGCCAAGCGCAAGCGGCCTTGTTTCGGGTCGGGGTGGTTGGACCATGGGGGTGTGACCGCCTTTTTGCCAAGGCACTTCCAAATGTTGCGGCACAGCTGGCGGTAAATCGCATCAACAGAGACCCCTCACTGTCCTATGCTGCTACGTTTGGCTATGCCGTGCTGCAG GAGCCTTGCGAAACATCCAAGGCACTGGAGGCATTTGTGGGTTTCCACACCAAGGCCTCTGGTTATGTTGGACCAGTCAACCCTGGATACTGTGATGCTGCTTCGATGCTGAGCAAAGGCTGGAACAAA GCAATATTTCCTTGGGCTTGTGTTGGCTATGAGTTAGATGATGTCCGTAGCCATCCAACGTTTGCCCGATCTATGGCGAGACCCACCGCAGTGCTGCACAGTGTCATGACCTACTTCAGGTGGGCTCACATTGGCATCATCTCTTCTTCTGATGACATCTGGGTGGATACAGCAACCAAG GTGGCAGACTCTTTAAGGAGTCATGGGATGAACGTCAGATTTGTCAGTTTTATGGAAAACACACCTCATGGCATTAGGCGAACCCTGGCCAAAGTCCGCAAGATGAAGGAAATACGAG CTGTGATCCTCTGCATGCACTCGGTACTCATCGGCGGCTTGGCCCAGAAGCTCCTCTTGGAAACAGCCTACGACATGCAGATGATCGACGGCTCCTTCGTGTTTGTACCTTATGACACTTTGCTCTACAGCCTGCCGTACATTAACACAACCTACCCTACTGTGAAGAACAACAGCAAACTGCTGCGGGCCTACGATGCCATGTTGACTATCACCATCGACTCTCCCCACGTGTCATTCTATGATGCCTATAGAGAAGCTATGGAGAGAGGAGAGGTGGCAAGAACATTGAAACCCCAACAG GTGTCCCCTCTGTTTGGAACCATCTACAACTCTATTCTGTTCATGGCTCATGCAGTGCATCGCGTTCGCGAGTCCAGGGTATGGATGTCTGGAGGAAACCTGGCACAACATATACACAATTTGGATTTCCAG GGCTTTAGTCACCGTATCAAAACCAGTAGCTCTGGAGCTGTTCAGCTGGACTACATCATCCTGGACACAGATGGATCTACTTTGAATCTCATGCCAACATACAA GATCGACATGGAGATCAGCATGGTTCGCTTCCTGGGCCGAGACATTCACTTCCCACAAGGCTACGGGCCCAGGAGAGATGCTGCCTGCTGGTTTACGCCCGGCGTTATCTGCTCAGGAG gagTGGATCTGCTCTTGACTTTCAGCATGTTCTTTGGTTCTATTGCTGCTTCTGTCTTTGCAGTGACTCTCCTGTACTGCATCAA GCGACGCGTCAATCAGATTCGAATGGTCAGAGGTCCCAACAAGATCCTGCTTACTCTCCAAGACGTCACATTTATTAACCCATCACTTAGTAACAAG AAGCTGAGCTTAGATGACAGCAGGACTAGCGGTGGCCGGAGCACGTCTGAGCGCAGCCTCAACACACCCGCCTCCTCCCAGTCTCCGGCCACATACGAGAATTCAAACGTTGTCATTTTTGAG GGTGACTGGGCGTGGCTGAAGAGGCTACCGAATGGAAGGTTTCGAAGCATTAACCCTAAAACCAGCGATGTCTTTGAATTG ATGAATGACATGCGTCACGAGAACGTCAACCCTTTCCTGGGCTTCTTTCATGACTGCGGTGTGTTTGCCATCGTCACCGAGTTTTGCTCCAGGGGAAGCCTGGAGGACCTGCTGCTGAACGACGACGTCAAACTCGACTGGATGTTTAAATCGTCTCTGCTGTTGGACCTCATTAAG GGCATGAAGTACCTTCATCATCGTGGAGTGTGTCACACCCGTCTGAAGTCTCGTAACTGCGTGGTGGATGGACGTTTTGTCCTTAAAGTGACAGACTACGGCTACAATGAGGTTCTGGAGTCACAACGGTTCCCCTTCGTCGAATCGCGTCCAGAAG AGTTGCTGTGGACGGCTCCAGAGGTCCTGAGAGCCAGTCATCCGGGACTCCACAGGACTCTCCCCGGTGACGTTTACAGCTTTGCTATCATAATGCAGGAGGTCGTGATCAGAGGGCCTCCGTTCTGCATGCTGGACCTGTCTGACGCAG AAATATTAGAAAAGCTTCGTAAACCTCCACCTCTGTGCCGTCCGGTGGTCAGTCCAGATTACGCTCCTATGGAGTGCATCCAGCTGATGAAACAATGCTGGACCGAACAGCCAGACAAGAGGCCGACCTTTGAGGACATATTTGACCag ttcaaaaacatcaacaaaggGAAGAAGACCAACATCATAGACTCGATGCTGAGGATGCTTGAGCAGTACTCCTCTAACCTGGAGGAGCTGATCAGAGAGCGAACGGAGGAGCTGGAGATAGAAAAGCAGAAGACGGAGAAGCTGCTGACACAGATGCTTCCCCC ATCAGTGGCAGAGGCTCTGATGGTGGGAGCGGTAGTGGAGCCGGAATATTTTGACAATGTGTCGCTCTATTTTAGCGACATCGTTGGCTTCACCACCATCTCAGCCAACAGTGAACCTATCGAGGTGGTCGACCTCCTCAACGACCTTTACACGCTGTTTGACGCCATTATAGGAAACCACGATGTCTACAAG GTGGAGACTATCGGCGACGCCTACATGGTGGCGTCGGGTGTTCCCGTCCCCAACGGCAACCGCCATGCTGCAGAAATTGCCAACATGTCTCTGGACATCCTCAGCGCTGTGGGAACCTTCAAAATGAGGCACATGCCAGACGTTCCTGTCAGAATACGAATAGGACTCCACACAG GTCCGTGTGTAACAGGCGTGGTGGGTCTCACCATGCCTCGCTACTGTTTGTTTGGAGACACGGTGACCACCGCTTCTCGAATGGAGTCCAGTGGAATGC CCTACAGGATTCATGTCCATCAGAGTACAGTAAAGGTCCTGCAGGAACTCAATCTTGGCTACAAGCTTCAGTTGAGGGGTCGTACAGAAGTCAAA GGAAAAGGAATAGAAGAAACATACTGGCTTACAGGGAGAGATGGATTCACCAAACCTCTGCCCGTTCCTCCAGAACTTAAGTCAGG GCAAATGGCCCACGGGCTGCAGATGGCCGAGATAGCCCAGTACAAGAAACGGAAAGCCGAGAAACAACAGCAGGAACAacttgcaaagaagaaaaactga
- the gc2 gene encoding retinal guanylyl cyclase 2 isoform X3 — MLQLQYDSVSLPPTRKQQTPNVAPLQHHHTLTSSSSSPCPCSVLPQHSSFLPLLRLHGNGLLRILLTLLTALCILPCQAQAALFRVGVVGPWGCDRLFAKALPNVAAQLAVNRINRDPSLSYAATFGYAVLQEPCETSKALEAFVGFHTKASGYVGPVNPGYCDAASMLSKGWNKAIFPWACVGYELDDVRSHPTFARSMARPTAVLHSVMTYFRWAHIGIISSSDDIWVDTATKVADSLRSHGMNVRFVSFMENTPHGIRRTLAKVRKMKEIRAVILCMHSVLIGGLAQKLLLETAYDMQMIDGSFVFVPYDTLLYSLPYINTTYPTVKNNSKLLRAYDAMLTITIDSPHVSFYDAYREAMERGEVARTLKPQQVSPLFGTIYNSILFMAHAVHRVRESRVWMSGGNLAQHIHNLDFQGFSHRIKTSSSGAVQLDYIILDTDGSTLNLMPTYKIDMEISMVRFLGRDIHFPQGYGPRRDAACWFTPGVICSGGVDLLLTFSMFFGSIAASVFAVTLLYCIKRRVNQIRMVRGPNKILLTLQDVTFINPSLSNKKLSLDDSRTSGGRSTSERSLNTPASSQSPATYENSNVVIFEGDWAWLKRLPNGRFRSINPKTSDVFELMNDMRHENVNPFLGFFHDCGVFAIVTEFCSRGSLEDLLLNDDVKLDWMFKSSLLLDLIKGMKYLHHRGVCHTRLKSRNCVVDGRFVLKVTDYGYNEVLESQRFPFVESRPEELLWTAPEVLRASHPGLHRTLPGDVYSFAIIMQEVVIRGPPFCMLDLSDAEILEKLRKPPPLCRPVVSPDYAPMECIQLMKQCWTEQPDKRPTFEDIFDQFKNINKGKKTNIIDSMLRMLEQYSSNLEELIRERTEELEIEKQKTEKLLTQMLPPSVAEALMVGAVVEPEYFDNVSLYFSDIVGFTTISANSEPIEVVDLLNDLYTLFDAIIGNHDVYKVETIGDAYMVASGVPVPNGNRHAAEIANMSLDILSAVGTFKMRSVCNRRGGSHHASLLFVWRHGDHRFSNGVQWNALQDSCPSEYSKGPAGTQSWLQASVEGSYRSQRKRNRRNILAYRERWIHQTSARSSRT, encoded by the exons ATGCTTCAGCTACAATATGACTCCGTCTCGTTACCTCCAACACGGAAACAGCAGACTCCCAATGTTGCCCCGTTGCAACATCATCACACACTGACATCTTCTTCTTCATCCCCATGTCCCTGCTCTGTCCTTCCACAACATTCAAGTTTCCTCCCTCTTCTCAGACTACATGGAAATGGTCTCCTGAGGATCCTCCTCACCCTCCTTACTGCCCTGTGCATACTGCCCTGCCAAGCGCAAGCGGCCTTGTTTCGGGTCGGGGTGGTTGGACCATGGGGGTGTGACCGCCTTTTTGCCAAGGCACTTCCAAATGTTGCGGCACAGCTGGCGGTAAATCGCATCAACAGAGACCCCTCACTGTCCTATGCTGCTACGTTTGGCTATGCCGTGCTGCAG GAGCCTTGCGAAACATCCAAGGCACTGGAGGCATTTGTGGGTTTCCACACCAAGGCCTCTGGTTATGTTGGACCAGTCAACCCTGGATACTGTGATGCTGCTTCGATGCTGAGCAAAGGCTGGAACAAA GCAATATTTCCTTGGGCTTGTGTTGGCTATGAGTTAGATGATGTCCGTAGCCATCCAACGTTTGCCCGATCTATGGCGAGACCCACCGCAGTGCTGCACAGTGTCATGACCTACTTCAGGTGGGCTCACATTGGCATCATCTCTTCTTCTGATGACATCTGGGTGGATACAGCAACCAAG GTGGCAGACTCTTTAAGGAGTCATGGGATGAACGTCAGATTTGTCAGTTTTATGGAAAACACACCTCATGGCATTAGGCGAACCCTGGCCAAAGTCCGCAAGATGAAGGAAATACGAG CTGTGATCCTCTGCATGCACTCGGTACTCATCGGCGGCTTGGCCCAGAAGCTCCTCTTGGAAACAGCCTACGACATGCAGATGATCGACGGCTCCTTCGTGTTTGTACCTTATGACACTTTGCTCTACAGCCTGCCGTACATTAACACAACCTACCCTACTGTGAAGAACAACAGCAAACTGCTGCGGGCCTACGATGCCATGTTGACTATCACCATCGACTCTCCCCACGTGTCATTCTATGATGCCTATAGAGAAGCTATGGAGAGAGGAGAGGTGGCAAGAACATTGAAACCCCAACAG GTGTCCCCTCTGTTTGGAACCATCTACAACTCTATTCTGTTCATGGCTCATGCAGTGCATCGCGTTCGCGAGTCCAGGGTATGGATGTCTGGAGGAAACCTGGCACAACATATACACAATTTGGATTTCCAG GGCTTTAGTCACCGTATCAAAACCAGTAGCTCTGGAGCTGTTCAGCTGGACTACATCATCCTGGACACAGATGGATCTACTTTGAATCTCATGCCAACATACAA GATCGACATGGAGATCAGCATGGTTCGCTTCCTGGGCCGAGACATTCACTTCCCACAAGGCTACGGGCCCAGGAGAGATGCTGCCTGCTGGTTTACGCCCGGCGTTATCTGCTCAGGAG gagTGGATCTGCTCTTGACTTTCAGCATGTTCTTTGGTTCTATTGCTGCTTCTGTCTTTGCAGTGACTCTCCTGTACTGCATCAA GCGACGCGTCAATCAGATTCGAATGGTCAGAGGTCCCAACAAGATCCTGCTTACTCTCCAAGACGTCACATTTATTAACCCATCACTTAGTAACAAG AAGCTGAGCTTAGATGACAGCAGGACTAGCGGTGGCCGGAGCACGTCTGAGCGCAGCCTCAACACACCCGCCTCCTCCCAGTCTCCGGCCACATACGAGAATTCAAACGTTGTCATTTTTGAG GGTGACTGGGCGTGGCTGAAGAGGCTACCGAATGGAAGGTTTCGAAGCATTAACCCTAAAACCAGCGATGTCTTTGAATTG ATGAATGACATGCGTCACGAGAACGTCAACCCTTTCCTGGGCTTCTTTCATGACTGCGGTGTGTTTGCCATCGTCACCGAGTTTTGCTCCAGGGGAAGCCTGGAGGACCTGCTGCTGAACGACGACGTCAAACTCGACTGGATGTTTAAATCGTCTCTGCTGTTGGACCTCATTAAG GGCATGAAGTACCTTCATCATCGTGGAGTGTGTCACACCCGTCTGAAGTCTCGTAACTGCGTGGTGGATGGACGTTTTGTCCTTAAAGTGACAGACTACGGCTACAATGAGGTTCTGGAGTCACAACGGTTCCCCTTCGTCGAATCGCGTCCAGAAG AGTTGCTGTGGACGGCTCCAGAGGTCCTGAGAGCCAGTCATCCGGGACTCCACAGGACTCTCCCCGGTGACGTTTACAGCTTTGCTATCATAATGCAGGAGGTCGTGATCAGAGGGCCTCCGTTCTGCATGCTGGACCTGTCTGACGCAG AAATATTAGAAAAGCTTCGTAAACCTCCACCTCTGTGCCGTCCGGTGGTCAGTCCAGATTACGCTCCTATGGAGTGCATCCAGCTGATGAAACAATGCTGGACCGAACAGCCAGACAAGAGGCCGACCTTTGAGGACATATTTGACCag ttcaaaaacatcaacaaaggGAAGAAGACCAACATCATAGACTCGATGCTGAGGATGCTTGAGCAGTACTCCTCTAACCTGGAGGAGCTGATCAGAGAGCGAACGGAGGAGCTGGAGATAGAAAAGCAGAAGACGGAGAAGCTGCTGACACAGATGCTTCCCCC ATCAGTGGCAGAGGCTCTGATGGTGGGAGCGGTAGTGGAGCCGGAATATTTTGACAATGTGTCGCTCTATTTTAGCGACATCGTTGGCTTCACCACCATCTCAGCCAACAGTGAACCTATCGAGGTGGTCGACCTCCTCAACGACCTTTACACGCTGTTTGACGCCATTATAGGAAACCACGATGTCTACAAG GTGGAGACTATCGGCGACGCCTACATGGTGGCGTCGGGTGTTCCCGTCCCCAACGGCAACCGCCATGCTGCAGAAATTGCCAACATGTCTCTGGACATCCTCAGCGCTGTGGGAACCTTCAAAATGAG GTCCGTGTGTAACAGGCGTGGTGGGTCTCACCATGCCTCGCTACTGTTTGTTTGGAGACACGGTGACCACCGCTTCTCGAATGGAGTCCAGTGGAATGC CCTACAGGATTCATGTCCATCAGAGTACAGTAAAGGTCCTGCAGGAACTCAATCTTGGCTACAAGCTTCAGTTGAGGGGTCGTACAGAAGTCAAA GGAAAAGGAATAGAAGAAACATACTGGCTTACAGGGAGAGATGGATTCACCAAACCTCTGCCCGTTCCTCCAGAACTTAA